TGACTCTTTAAAACCAGAAGCTTATTATGCTAAACTTTTATTCCAAGAAATAGTCCCGATGGAAAGTGTTTTCTGCGAAGTTAATAAGCAGAGTTTAATACACTGCTGTGGAAATGTTAGCTATGCTCCCTTACCATCACCAGTAGAGCTTTCATCTGTCTAAAATACACttactggccacttcattagagATACCTGTCCAACTGTATGTTAATGCCAATTTCTGGCAGCAGCTCGATGCATTTCAGTATGGTGAAGactacctgttgaagttcaaatagagtattaaaatatttcacCAACTGCTGATCTGAATGTTTTTTCCACACAATCATCTCTCGGCTTTACAAAGAATgttgagggaaaaaagaaagaaagaaaatatccatTGAAAGGCAGCTCTCTGGGCAAAAAATGCCTTGCTGAATCCAGAGAAGGGCCAGACTGCTCCCAACTGAAAGGAAGGCAACAAATAACCCAAATAACCACTACTAAGGTATACAGAAGAGAATTTCTGAATGTCAGACCTTGAAGAAGATgggcttcagcagcagaaaacaCACTGGGCACCACTCttttcagctaagaacaggaagctgaggctacaattcataCAGGCTCGCCAAAATTGGGCAACGGGAGATTGGAAAAATATTGTATGGTCTGCTGATTctttatttctgctgcaacatttggatggtagggTCGGAATTTGGCATTAACAAcgtgaaagcatggatccttTCTGCCATGTAGCAGAAGTTCAGGCTGATGGTGCAATGCGAACCACCTAGTTCAGCCAGTTTACCTAATGAAGTTGAGCATAAATAAACAGTGACTCTTCTCCAGAAATTCATTTTCTGTGTGGACGTTCCCCGAAGATGAATCCAATGCTGGTGGGTCTAGACTTCCAACATGACTTTAAATGCAGTCAGAatccaaaattacaaaaatgtaattatttaatCAGAATGACACAGCTGTGTTTTCTCAAACTAACACACAACTGTCTCAATTGTAAAAAGGGTTCCATTATGCAAGAGTCACTTCTTCTATAGGCTCTCAAAATCAGAGAAAAGGCCATGCTTTTTTCCTTATATCAGTAATAAAGTGCCTGAATGAGCTGTTTTGGTTGGCAGCCTACTGTGATGTCTTGAAAGGCATGGCCAGTCACCTCTCCTCAGGAAAGTCCAGCTCTGGAATGGCGGAGTGTAACGCAACAGACATTAGGAATATCAATTTTAGAGCATaacttgaaaacaaacaaacaaacaacaacaacaaaacaggtgTATACACACATGAAAGAATGAATCTACATGGTGTTATGAGCAGAAACCTGAGAGACACATTCCAGGGTCAGAAGGGTGCCCTTGGGACCTTTAATTGTAGGAGGGTGGATCgaaaggttttttttggcaTGAATGAGAACAAAGACGCTTGTTCTTGTAACAGAGATGTTTATTTAGACAACTGAATGCATGCCAAAAAGAACTGTGTTACAGCAGTGGTAACTTTCAGCTCTCTCACATTTCTAACTCTGAGGGAAAGACCAGATTAGGGACACaacaaacttttgagcgttggTAGGGAACACTATCTTGCCCTAATTTATTGCATTGACACATTACTCTTGTCATGAACTCAGAGGGCGCGGGGAGACAGGAGGTACCATTGTTGAATCAAAGATTAAGGAGCTTGGACCTTAAAACAGCTTTGGCTAGGATATCATGAGTTGTTAATATCACTGTTTGGCAAAATTAATTCACACATTGCGttgaggaattttttttttccctttcttttttttttttaacctctcacacaaaacacgtaaaaagacaataaaaaagaTGCACTTACTGTAGGTAGCATTCACATGCAGTATAATGTGTCTTCTCCTCAGACtagatttaacatttttctCCACTATTTCTTACAGAAATTCACAGctaatgtttttcagtttgggGAAATTATCTTACACATAATAGCTACTGGATGAAAAATGTTGATGGGATcgggagaaaataaaagaagaggaaaacagtGAGATGATCTGGTATGAAAGgcaaaaagagacaaaattgTGCTTATTGTTGGTGGAATCTCTGTCAGACGTTTTGTTTAATGAACACGCAAACCCCTGCACTCATGCTTCTAATTCATGTTCAGCTCCCTCAAAAAGGGGGATTCCTTCTTGACACACAGACATCCGGCCACTTGGTCCAtcaaaattgttttgtttttttgctgctgttgccATTGTTTCTCCAATATACCGATGAGCCAAAAATACcataatatcaaaaataaatgcaaccCTTTCACAAAACAAtgagcaaataaataataatcaagTGGTGTTCTTGTACTGTATATGTACTGTATATACACAGAGAGTTACGTTTGTCGTATATATGTACACAAACAACTGGCAGTCTTGTTTCAGACTGGGCTTTTAGCATAGCGGACAACTGGGATTTGTGCCCTATAAATCccagaaaaagcaacaacaaaataacttatACACAGAATCCTTGGGAGCAGAAGGGGTTACGCACGCTGAAGACTACTATGTCGCCTGCAATTTTTGCCCCCCAAAAGTAGAAGCACTGGTTTCGAAAGGaaagcaaattttaaaaaaagtagtaactttttgctttttaggaagggtgtaaaaaaaaagagcctctTAAAATAATTAGcttattattaaaacataacaacaacatGCACGATGCTTTCCGAGCCTCAGTTGGAGAGGGTTatgatgaagcacttttgcacaGTTGCATGactttgcagtgtttttttcatttctccaTCTAATAATGCTTCTGTCCTGCGAAAAACACCGGTGCCATCTGTGCACATGTCGAGGCGAACCGCAGCCCCTCTGTGCCCTCCTGTGAGCGTGCTGCTCGTCTTGAATTGAAAGACGACATGAGAGGTTCTATTCTCCTCTCAAGCAGttcttcaaaataagagttttGAATCCTTTTCTTTTAGCAGTTCTATGCTCAGGTCAAACGGGCCAGCGGCTCGCACTGAATTCCCGCTTCTTTCAACGTCTCCACGGCTGTCCTCCCAGCATGCTATGTCCATTTGCTTACCAACAAACACCtcactaaacattttttttgtcccgGTCTTATTTTAGTAGCTTATGTACAGGAGGTTGAAGTGTCTGCCAGCCAGTATCCCAGGCAACCAGCATATCCTCACACATTTACAGTATGCATTCCAGTTTTTCAGTCCTCTTCTCATCTTTGTCCTTTTCACAGgttgtgtgcttttgtgtctGAATGAGAGCTTCACTGACGTTACATGTGTGGAGTTCATGTTTCTACCTAAAAAGTGtttcagatgttttgctttttctgctgTTATGGAGAGGTCACTGAATCACACATTGCATCTATAGAacgtatttgtgtgtttttgtgtggatGCGTGGGTTTGTGCTTGCATGTGTGTCGGTCTGGTATaatgtgtccttttttttttcttttcttttttttcaaacgCTGCGTGGAGGTCTTTGAAGCTCATGGGTCCTCCTGTTGCGTCCCTTCTTATTTTCCTGCATCCGTCTCCACTTGGTTGCATGTTGGCTGCTCGCCCGAGATCCCCCTGCGAGCTGAGAACCAGCTAGCCTGGCCTGCCCCTTCTGGCCATTTTGGGTTTTCTGGTTGTTCTTAGGTGCCTCACTGCTCAATATACCCTTTTGGGTATTCTGACTGAGTGTTGGCTCTTCTACTGTTAGAGCTCCAGCCTGATGCCATGGCCGACTGAGAGGTGGACTGGCTTGCTGTTTCTGAGCAGTGGGGGCTAAAGCTCTAGGCTGTAATGCAGAGTTGGACCCGCCTGCGCTGTCAGGCTTGCCCTGACTGTTGCCGTTAGGTGTCTTCACCCTCTTCTGTTTGCGCTCTTTCTTCCACACTCTGTCACAAAACTCCTCCACGCTGTTTAGCTCTGGGTGGTCCAAGAGAGACAGGAAATCTCGGTACCACATCCTGTGCTTGGCCGAGTGACCTGCGCCACCTCCCGCGCCAGGAATTCCAGGCAGGATGTCACCCAATCTCTGGGTGGGGATGACCTGGAGGTTGAGGCGTAGAAGAGGCTGGATAAAGCCGTGTTCCACAGCCTGGCAATGGTAGACCCCGGTGTCAAACTGAGTGAGGCTGCGTATCAGCAGACCTTGGTCTGTACGCAGCACTCGGTCATCCAGCTTTAtctgaaatgaaacaaagaggaagacaaaGAACACAATGggtgaaaatactgaaaaaaataaagatggaaCATGAGAATGAACCAGAGTTTTTAAACGTACATATTCGATAATCTATATCAGAGATGTCTGACTCAATTAATTCACACTTGTCTTGCACTGCTCAAAACTACCCAAAAATAACCCATTAGAAAAACTCTTTCCAGAAATCATGACCCAGTTACTCAGAAAAATCCATAAAGTTTGATGTGAGAAGTTTTGTGACAGAACTATACAATATTCCTTCTATTAAATTACACCCCCAAACCAATTTCTAATAATCAGATCAGGATTTCTGGAAGGAGCCATTTACCCCCCTTACATTCAGGGGAAGGGATATATCTCTACAGCTGGTATCACTTAACCGAGGAAAGTCacatcagaaaaagaaaacacgttTTACATTATAATGTCAAATTTGGtcaggaaagaagaagaacaatgaACAAGGGTTCAAAGGAAATGCCTTGTTTCAGGTCTCACTGAATACATGAGTATTGGTAAGAAAGATTGAAGCAAACTCCAAAGGTTCCTTTCAAGCTAACGCTGCTTCACACTGGAAAAACTGCAGCTACATCAATCACCTGGGCTGTCAGCACAGAGTGATGTTGTCCAGAAAAAGTAGAAGCTGGCTTAAACTTAGCAGCAAATCATGCAGCAAGTGTGGGTGGGCACAGCAAATTCTTATTAGGTTAATTTCTTAGCTGAACACTATTTTTTGCTGAAACAGTAATATCCTTCCATATAAAATTATTAACGGCTGTGTTTCACATTTAATACACCCTCTGACTTGTGGATCTATTACACAGCTGGACTTTTTTGTATCGTATTTCTCTTTGCTTATTGGTACCTAAAATACCACGCCTAGAAAGGCCAGCTATAAAAATACAGCCGCAGTACAAAAGTTAATCTAAACACCCACACCCAGTGGTTTTCACCCTTTTGGGTCTCTGAGGTTAAAGATTAGAAGTGTCATAAGTCACTACATGATGGAGCAGGAAAGGTGGAGCCCTGGATGGAGATATTTTGTCTGAAGAAATCTAACTATGtgtaatatattttataatCATCTAGCAGTATATTAGCAAGTCATCTTAGGCATACACACCTCAAGCTTGCGCTCGTCGTTGGGCTTCTGCAGTTGCCAGTAGATGAGCGCTCTTTGAGACTTGGGGCTGCACTCTAGAAACATACTGCTGTTCTCCACACCAAACACACTCCTGTCCTCCACGCTGTCCCCTAAGCCATCCATGTCATCTGCTCAATGCAAAGCACATGCAGACAGACTAATGAGACGCAAATGGCATGAGGAGGAGACAGTGTGTATGTGCTTGTATGAAATTATTAAGGTACCGTGATGCTGAAGGTCTGAACACTGGGAAAGAGGATCTCCATTTCTGATGTCTTGCCGTCTGGTTCGCCTGTGAAAAAACGACAGTGAAACTGAATGGAAGTGGTGGAAACAGACAGCTATGAGGACCTGTGGAAAACTAAGTAAACtgcatgattcagtagcttgcagCactacctttagcagcaataactagttttctgtatgacttcatcagtctgtcacatcattgtggaggaattttggcccactcttctttacagcacTGTTGCAGTTCATTCAGATTTGTTAGCATTCATTTAGGTCCAGCTCTCTTGAGATcaatttcaatcaggttgagggCTGGACTTAGACTGAATCACTGCaacacttttctcttttctttttcacccaTTCTGTTACAGATTTGTTGCTATGCTTGGAGTCATTGACCTGTTGGGTGATCTTGTCTCGGCCAAGCTTCAGCTGTCGGACAGATGACCGCACGTTAGCATACCTTAGtacacagaggagttcatgggggactcagtgactgcaagctGCTTAAGTCCTGGGGCTGTATAGCAAACCCAAATTAATACCCCACCACCGTGCTGGCTGTTGGTTTATGGTGTTTgcactgatatgctgtgtttggttttctccaaacatggtactgtgcattatggccaattCCAGAAGTCTAGTGGTTTGTTCACATGCaattttgcaaacctaagctatgctgtcatgttctttttagagtgAAGAAACTTTCTCCAGGTGATCACACCACACAAGGCATACATATTTGAGTCCTTTTTCAATTGTACTGTTATCATCTTTACTCTCAGTTGGCATGCTAAATGTTAGGGTTGGAGATGTTGCCCTTAAAGTTTTTACAGTTTATCTGAGCCTTGCgaggtctgaccttggggtgaatttgctggaagATTGTGGAATTATGTGGAACCCAACTCTTTTTTGTACATAAATGAGTTTAACTGTACTAATTAAAGTGGATCTGGACAATCCTAAAATGTTTCAATTACTGTCAGTTAACTCTTTTAACCACATGTAACTATTAGCTTCCAATTCCATTGCTGTAAGCTAATACTTGATTTCATAGCTATATAATTACACAAACAGTGAACAGATTTGACCTGCTTCTCCATAACGTTTAGCTAAGAGTTAGCCGACACTGTTAGCTAACAAATTcaacaaatcactttttatccAAATGCTATTTAGCCTTTAACATACAACATTAGCTAATAGTTAGTTGTACATTtagcaaaaaacccccaacaaaaacatctttttagtTACTGAATGTGTTGCAACTGTTTCATTTGTTGACCCATGTCATTAGATTTCTGTTTAATTTCTCAGTTTTCTTTATTGCAGGGttattaccttacaatataaagcacattgaggccactgttgttgttatttggggctatataaataaaattttattgaaAATCATTACCCATGCTATCAGGTAAAACTGTTCAACTGTTTTACAGTAAGTGAGAGATCTTAACCGTTTATTCACTTTGTTTCcattgcttttttatttatatcttctATGAATTTCTTTTGGCTGCTACTACTTAGTAAATTATACTTTTACTTAACTTATCTAAGATTAGCTTTGCAAGTATCCAGTGGTATATTTGTAACCTGGTTGGGAATCATTGCTGTACATGACAAGTTATTCCTTATGTACTTTTTTATTCTCACCACTTGGGGGCAATGTTTACCCAATTCCCAAGAAAACAGGCACTAACTCAACCTTTAACTCCACTGTTAAATCACAtggatgaaaaaacaaaacagcagaatgTAAGAAACATAAACCTGCTGAGCAGTGAAACAGTGCGCTTCATTGCCTTCCGATGAGCCGTtattatgaaacacatacagcatTGTTTTGCCCTTGAAACGCCTTGTAAAAGCAGGCCCAGTCTTTGTCCTCTCCATATGAAAAAGTCTACTGTGTGATTTGGCTTTTTAATGCGATGGCAAGGCGTTTTCAAAGTCTGGCTTTACTGACTAGCTGTGAATGGCTCCCTAGTTCCTAGTTGTCATGGTTCAAAAAACGCTGATGGCGGCTGCAAAATTCAAATTGGGTGCGAGCCAAACATGAGGCAAGGGCtggaaagaagagaaagaaccaAGGTAGGGATAAAAAGTAGAACCActgaaggtttaaaaaaaagactaaacaaacaaacaaacaaacaaaaaaaacaagataaaaaatgCTCAGCATGTTTGCGTGAATTCTCCACACAAAATTATGACCACTTACATCCCACTTTTTTCACACGTGTCCCTCGTCTGTACATTTCCTGGGCTAACATTCCTGTCTTTTTTGGCCATCTGAGCACGTGCAAGGTTGGGTGTCTGGTTCTCATTCTGGTAGCGAAAATATTTGCAGTGCAGTGGAGAGCTGAGAGAAGCCTGTCCCCACTTTAAACATGGGGTGTGCCACCTCGTCTGTAATCTTGCCAAGCTGGAGTATACCCACTGGCCTACTTCTGTTGGTGTGAGAAGTTCTAGATGAATGAGACGACGTGGGGGTGTCGCgccatgtgtgtgtatgggagGGTAGTAGTGGTGTAGTGGTCAGCTTAATCCTGCTGGGTACAACAGAGGGTAATTTGAGGGAGTGTATGTTCCTCCTGGCTGAAGGGTGAAGTGGTCAGGCAGCTCCTGGTGGCTATaatttattgtgtgtttgcttgTCTTTGGATATTTGTGCATATTTCTTAATGCGTCTTGGTTGGTAGGATGATTGAAGCACAACTCAGAACAACTGTTACTGGCTAAGTTGCTGGATTGTACTTTCTTGGAACGCATAATTAGTGCGTATGTGTGTTTAATGACTCAATTTCGTGCTGGTGTAATATTCAGATTACTTCCATGTTTAGAAGTTTTGGCATACAATGGCtatctgtgtctgttttttggGAGTCGCCACACTTACTAATAAGCCAGTGGAGGTCTGACGCTAGAGAAATGAGGCTGCACATCAGGATGCCCTTGAGCATAACATTTAAAACCAATTGTTTTAAAGCCAACCAAAACAGCAGAATGCAGGTGTACTGATAAGTCCCaggtgtgactgcatgtgacGACATTAATACAGGATGTTGTTGAAAAGCAGCGTGCATGCTCAGCAAACCCTCCGAGGATACATAAAGGTTAAAGAAGGGTGTTTAGCGATTGCCGGCTCCTACCTCTTGGCAGTAGGAAAGTATCTCGAGCACTCAGCACCGTCCCAGGCGCAGTAAGGGTCTCTGGCCAGGCAGCACTCAGCGCAAGCTTTCCCATACACTTCGCAACGGTGTAAAGACATCTGTGATACACCCAGGGCTGAGCCAAGGTACAGCTGTTGCTGTGGGAGTCAGAGAGAGAGCAAGGATGTAAAAATTAAATGTTCCTGTGCGCCTCAGTTGGAAGGGTTCTTGCAAAAAAGAAGGTGCTTGTGGGTTTAGTTCTCAGTGGGCACATTCTTTGCTTATGGGTAACAGTGTATGTTTAAAGACTGAGAATTTCTCGCTTTTTTGTTTCACGTGGACCTTTACCCTTGTCAACAGCTTTTGGATTAATTACAAAGTGAGAAAGCAAGTTTTTACCTGCTTGGTGGACAGCTCCATAGCAGCGATGGGAGTAGGCTCCTGTACAAAGCAAATAAACCCCATTTAACACCACCAATATGTGTTTTTATAGGAAGGCTATTAGCACGCAATTACAAAACGTCATACCCTAAAGACAGTCATCTCTTCCAATACAACTTCCTCGAGGTCATGCCAGCTTTCTCTGGGGATCGTAACCACCTTCAGCACTGTTCCTGTATCTGAAATGCAAAAGACAGCATACAGTTAGTGTACATGCAGGCCTGTGCTGGTCATAGATTAACATCCGTGGTGCATGTATGTACGGTTTAAGTAATAGATTAGAAATACGTGTGTGTGCCTTCTTCAAAATACATGTTAAGTGCAAGAAGAAACATGGAAATAgatcaaaaaattaaaaatgattaaaatagaTTCTCTGGAATCTTCGACATGCCGGACAAGTGCATTAAGCTTTCCAGcatattttcctttgttcagtCACTTTcgtttctgtttggttttttttccagtctttctCTGTTCAACGTCCGTGTTCTTTTACTCATCCTAATCTTTCTATTTTATTGCCCAGTCTAAAACACAGCTTGTTCTTTATaactctgcagagaaaagccaGCATCCAGGACTCTCTTCATTGTTGACACTGAGACTGGTGTTTTTCAGTTGCCATTTAATGAAGCTGCCAGGTAAAGGCACTGCGAGGCATCTGTTTGTCAAACTATAGATTCTGATGTGCTCTTTCTCAGATGTGCACAAAGAGGCCTCCCACTTCTCTCTCTATTCTTATTTCCTGGAACAATGATACTCTGTGAGTTTCAAAGAAATGTCTTTTCTTTGTccattacaataatccagaTGCTCAACTATCCAAACATTTTGCTCCTTTAATCAGTACAACAGTTTTCAGCTGTGCTAACATCACTGAGAAAGGGGTTTCCCACCGGTCAGTCAGCTTTATAAAGTTGATAAACTGGAATTAAGTACCACAAAGAACCACTGGAACACAGGAGGGGTCTTTGTGTGCCTAGACAGATATTCCATTAAAAATCCCTAATAATTTATGACTAACGGTCCTGTTAGTCGTTAGTTGTCTTTCCCCAAatttctgattattttaatcccattttaattaaaaacaaattgagCTCAGTGGTTCAGGCCAAGAAGTTAATTGGAATCAACTGGTACATCAACTGATACTAATGCCATGTGATGGCTCATGATGATATCCTTTTACACACTCGGGTTGCAATCTCAAAAAGTGAAATTTGGattctgcaagctgctttgaaaCCCATCTTCACCCAAGCTCCCCCTATTTCAACATAGACATTTGTTAGTGAGATCAAGCTTTTTAAGAGTATTAGATACTGATGCCagtacactgtaaataaaaataaaattgaaaaattaattaaaagtcagttaaaaaaaaagaaaaatattattgtAATTTTCAGTGTCTGTTTTTGAGTGGAAATATCTGTAAAAATCTATCTGtggttaaaaatgtctttaattttaaaacaataCACTGGATTTTATTTGAACAGATTTTGTTTGCAGTATATGCCAAAAGTACCTATGGCGGACCACCCTGAAATAAACATATAGAAGCAGTATATTTATTGCAGTGTCATCTGTTGCATACCTGTGCCAATGAACATGACATCATATTGCCCATCCTCTGCCTCCACTTTGTCCACCACCAGCTGGGTAAACTGGTAGTCCACGTCTGTGCGTACCATTATGGGTCGTCCCCCTATTGGGTGCACCGGGTTGTACATGGCAGGGTGACCCCTGGCGAAGGTGATGACATCATCCGGAAGGTCCTTCGTAGAATCGAAACCTCCA
The Astatotilapia calliptera chromosome 17, fAstCal1.2, whole genome shotgun sequence genome window above contains:
- the sema3aa gene encoding semaphorin-3aa isoform X1 — translated: MEYLLGIVVLLCGAVQPGRGVNPKHNVPRLKLSYKEMLESSNLITFNGLANSSSYDSFLLDEERGRLLVGAEDHIFSFDLVNINRDNKQIAWPATPSKRDECKWAGKDLGKECSNFIRVLQPYNQTHLYICGTGAFHPICAYLEMGKKAEDNIFRLASQFENGRGKSPYDPKMLSASLLLDGELYSGTSADFMGRDFAIFRTLGDHHPIRTEQHDSRWLNDPRFVGIHLIPESDNPEDDKIFLFFKENAMDGEHTGKATIARIGQLCKNDMGGHRSLVNKWTTFLKARLICAVPGVNGIDTHFDELQDVFLMSSKDPKNPVIYAVFTTSSNIFKGSAVCMYNMADIRRVFLGPYAHRDGPNYQWVPFQGRVPYPRPGTCPSKTFGGFDSTKDLPDDVITFARGHPAMYNPVHPIGGRPIMVRTDVDYQFTQLVVDKVEAEDGQYDVMFIGTDTGTVLKVVTIPRESWHDLEEVVLEEMTVFREPTPIAAMELSTKQQQLYLGSALGVSQMSLHRCEVYGKACAECCLARDPYCAWDGAECSRYFPTAKRRTRRQDIRNGDPLSQCSDLQHHDDMDGLGDSVEDRSVFGVENSSMFLECSPKSQRALIYWQLQKPNDERKLEIKLDDRVLRTDQGLLIRSLTQFDTGVYHCQAVEHGFIQPLLRLNLQVIPTQRLGDILPGIPGAGGGAGHSAKHRMWYRDFLSLLDHPELNSVEEFCDRVWKKERKQKRVKTPNGNSQGKPDSAGGSNSALQPRALAPTAQKQQASPPLSRPWHQAGALTVEEPTLSQNTQKGILSSEAPKNNQKTQNGQKGQARLAGSQLAGGSRASSQHATKWRRMQENKKGRNRRTHELQRPPRSV
- the sema3aa gene encoding semaphorin-3aa isoform X2, with product MLESSNLITFNGLANSSSYDSFLLDEERGRLLVGAEDHIFSFDLVNINRDNKQIAWPATPSKRDECKWAGKDLGKECSNFIRVLQPYNQTHLYICGTGAFHPICAYLEMGKKAEDNIFRLASQFENGRGKSPYDPKMLSASLLLDGELYSGTSADFMGRDFAIFRTLGDHHPIRTEQHDSRWLNDPRFVGIHLIPESDNPEDDKIFLFFKENAMDGEHTGKATIARIGQLCKNDMGGHRSLVNKWTTFLKARLICAVPGVNGIDTHFDELQDVFLMSSKDPKNPVIYAVFTTSSNIFKGSAVCMYNMADIRRVFLGPYAHRDGPNYQWVPFQGRVPYPRPGTCPSKTFGGFDSTKDLPDDVITFARGHPAMYNPVHPIGGRPIMVRTDVDYQFTQLVVDKVEAEDGQYDVMFIGTDTGTVLKVVTIPRESWHDLEEVVLEEMTVFREPTPIAAMELSTKQQQLYLGSALGVSQMSLHRCEVYGKACAECCLARDPYCAWDGAECSRYFPTAKRRTRRQDIRNGDPLSQCSDLQHHDDMDGLGDSVEDRSVFGVENSSMFLECSPKSQRALIYWQLQKPNDERKLEIKLDDRVLRTDQGLLIRSLTQFDTGVYHCQAVEHGFIQPLLRLNLQVIPTQRLGDILPGIPGAGGGAGHSAKHRMWYRDFLSLLDHPELNSVEEFCDRVWKKERKQKRVKTPNGNSQGKPDSAGGSNSALQPRALAPTAQKQQASPPLSRPWHQAGALTVEEPTLSQNTQKGILSSEAPKNNQKTQNGQKGQARLAGSQLAGGSRASSQHATKWRRMQENKKGRNRRTHELQRPPRSV